One Prevotella melaninogenica DNA window includes the following coding sequences:
- a CDS encoding alpha amylase C-terminal domain-containing protein encodes MVTKKTTTKKAPVKKTSAKTVKVKEPSHIGLVKNDAYLAPYEDAIRGRHEHALWKMNQLTQNGKLTLSDFANGHNYYGLHQTADGWVFREWAPNATEIYLVGDFNGWNEQEAYQCHRIEGTGNWELTLPHDAMQHGQYYKMRVHWEGGEGERIPAWTQRVVQDEASKIFSAQVWAPAEPYVWKKKTFKPQTSPLLIYECHIGMAQDEEKVGTYNEFREKVLPRVIKDGYNAIQIMAIQEHPYYGSFGYHVSSFFAASSRFGTPEELKALIDEAHKNGIAVIMDIVHSHAVKNEVEGLGNLAGDPNQYFYSGERHEHPAWDSLCFDYGKDEVLHFLLSNCKYWLEEYHFDGFRFDGVTSMLYYSHGLGEAFCNYADYFNGHQDDNAICYLTLANCLIHEVNKNAVTIAEEVSGMPGLAAKFKDGGYGFDYRMAMNIPDYWIKTIKELADEAWKPSSIFWEIKNRRSDEKTISYCESHDQALVGDKTIIFRLVDADMYWHFRKGDETEMTHRGIALHKMIRLATIAAINGGYLNFMGNEFGHPEWIDFPREGNGWSYKYARRQWNLVDNKELCYHLLGDFDRKMLEVITSEKKFNETPIQEIWHNDGDQILAFSRGELVFVFNFSPTHSYSDYGFLVPEGSYNVVLNTDAKEYGGFGFADDTVEHFTNSDPLYEKDHKGWLKLYIPARSAVVLRKK; translated from the coding sequence ATGGTTACAAAGAAGACCACAACAAAGAAGGCTCCAGTCAAAAAGACTTCTGCTAAAACGGTAAAAGTGAAGGAGCCGTCTCACATAGGCCTCGTAAAGAATGATGCCTATTTGGCTCCTTATGAGGATGCAATTCGTGGACGTCACGAGCATGCTCTTTGGAAGATGAATCAGCTTACTCAGAATGGCAAGTTGACACTCTCGGATTTTGCAAACGGCCATAACTACTATGGTTTGCATCAGACAGCTGACGGTTGGGTATTTCGTGAATGGGCTCCTAACGCTACTGAGATTTATCTTGTTGGTGATTTCAATGGCTGGAATGAGCAAGAAGCCTATCAATGTCACAGGATTGAAGGTACTGGTAACTGGGAACTTACGCTCCCACATGATGCTATGCAGCATGGTCAGTACTACAAGATGCGTGTACATTGGGAAGGTGGAGAAGGTGAGCGCATCCCTGCTTGGACACAACGTGTTGTTCAAGATGAAGCAAGCAAAATCTTCTCTGCACAGGTATGGGCACCTGCTGAGCCATATGTTTGGAAGAAAAAGACCTTTAAGCCACAGACTTCTCCACTATTAATCTACGAGTGTCACATTGGTATGGCACAGGATGAAGAGAAGGTTGGAACATATAATGAGTTCCGTGAGAAGGTATTGCCACGTGTAATTAAGGACGGATATAACGCCATTCAGATTATGGCTATTCAGGAACATCCTTATTATGGTAGCTTTGGTTATCACGTTAGCTCTTTCTTTGCAGCCAGTTCACGCTTCGGAACGCCTGAAGAGTTGAAGGCACTCATTGATGAAGCGCATAAGAATGGCATTGCTGTTATCATGGATATCGTCCACTCTCATGCTGTTAAGAACGAGGTGGAAGGCTTGGGCAACTTAGCTGGTGATCCTAATCAGTACTTCTATTCGGGTGAGCGTCATGAGCATCCAGCATGGGATTCGCTATGTTTCGACTATGGTAAAGACGAAGTTCTCCACTTCCTTTTGTCTAACTGTAAATACTGGTTAGAGGAATATCACTTTGATGGTTTTCGCTTTGATGGTGTGACTTCAATGCTTTATTACAGTCATGGATTAGGTGAAGCATTCTGCAACTATGCTGATTATTTCAATGGTCATCAGGATGATAACGCTATCTGTTATTTGACACTTGCCAACTGTCTTATCCATGAGGTAAACAAGAATGCAGTAACGATTGCAGAGGAAGTGTCGGGTATGCCAGGTTTAGCAGCTAAGTTTAAAGATGGTGGATACGGCTTTGATTATCGTATGGCAATGAATATCCCAGACTACTGGATAAAGACTATCAAGGAGTTAGCAGACGAAGCTTGGAAGCCTTCTTCTATCTTCTGGGAGATAAAGAATCGACGTTCTGATGAGAAAACTATTTCTTATTGCGAATCACACGACCAAGCATTGGTGGGCGATAAGACTATTATCTTCCGATTAGTAGATGCAGATATGTATTGGCATTTCCGTAAGGGAGACGAAACAGAGATGACTCATCGTGGCATTGCACTGCATAAGATGATTCGTCTTGCTACTATTGCTGCTATTAATGGTGGCTATCTGAACTTTATGGGTAATGAGTTTGGGCATCCAGAGTGGATTGATTTCCCACGTGAAGGTAATGGATGGAGTTATAAGTATGCCCGTCGACAGTGGAACTTAGTTGATAACAAGGAGCTATGTTATCACTTGCTTGGCGACTTCGACCGCAAGATGTTAGAGGTAATTACAAGCGAGAAAAAGTTTAATGAGACTCCTATCCAAGAGATTTGGCACAATGATGGCGACCAGATATTGGCATTTAGTAGGGGAGAGTTAGTCTTTGTATTTAACTTCTCACCAACACATTCTTATTCTGATTATGGTTTCTTGGTGCCAGAGGGTTCTTATAATGTAGTATTAAACACAGATGCTAAAGAGTATGGTGGCTTTGGCTTTGCTGATGATACAGTAGAGCATTTCACAAATAGCGACCCTCTTTATGAGAAAGATCATAAAGGCTGGCTCAAACTTTATATACCAGCTCGTAGTGCGGTAGTATTGAGAAAGAAATAA
- a CDS encoding thiamine phosphate synthase: MKLVIMTKSTYFVEEDKILSMLFEEGLDSLHISKADTSPLYLERLLSLLPSEYHRKITIHQHFNMKNEFSLGGIHLDNSSIAVPRGYRGSLSRTCDDVMQLKAMKKQSDYVFLKNIHQPREQSEKEERVISDLELDEAYRQGILGRHVYAMGGVTIDDIPILRELDFGGVVVRNDLWDKFRIYNEQNFSSIINHFRKLRALC; the protein is encoded by the coding sequence ATGAAACTGGTCATCATGACTAAGTCCACGTATTTTGTGGAAGAAGATAAGATTTTAAGTATGCTTTTCGAGGAAGGGCTTGATAGTCTGCACATCTCGAAGGCAGATACTTCCCCACTTTATTTGGAACGTCTTCTTTCACTTTTGCCTTCTGAATATCATCGTAAAATCACAATACATCAGCATTTTAATATGAAGAATGAGTTTTCTTTGGGTGGTATCCACTTGGATAACTCAAGTATTGCTGTGCCTCGTGGCTATCGTGGCTCTCTAAGTAGAACTTGTGATGATGTAATGCAGCTAAAGGCTATGAAGAAACAATCGGACTATGTCTTTCTAAAGAATATCCACCAACCTCGTGAACAATCGGAAAAAGAAGAGCGTGTTATCTCTGATCTTGAATTAGACGAGGCTTATAGGCAGGGCATTCTTGGGCGACATGTTTATGCAATGGGTGGTGTAACGATAGACGATATACCTATTCTTCGTGAGCTTGACTTTGGTGGAGTAGTGGTTCGGAACGACTTATGGGATAAGTTTCGTATCTATAATGAACAGAATTTTAGCTCTATCATTAATCACTTCCGTAAGCTGCGTGCCCTCTGTTAA
- a CDS encoding DnaJ domain-containing protein: MAFIDYYKILGVDRNIPQKDVRAAYRKRAKQFHPDLHPNDPKAKAKFQALSEAFEVIGDPEKRAKYDKYGEQWRNAEAYENAGGFGGFQGEQGGGNPFGGFDFSSFGNGGGGFSSFFQDLFGGGGRRRSSGFNTGRAHGQQPTGQMEANVGIDLYTALLGGEIVIQLSGGQKVKLKVKPLTQGGTKVRLRGKGYDRGDGTFGDLIITYNVKLPDHLTDRQKELIEQMRREG; the protein is encoded by the coding sequence ATGGCATTTATAGATTATTATAAGATTCTTGGTGTTGACCGCAATATCCCTCAAAAAGATGTGCGAGCAGCCTATAGAAAGAGAGCTAAGCAGTTTCATCCAGACTTACATCCAAACGACCCAAAGGCAAAAGCTAAATTCCAAGCACTGAGCGAGGCATTTGAGGTTATCGGTGATCCTGAAAAGCGAGCTAAATACGATAAATACGGAGAACAGTGGCGTAATGCTGAAGCCTATGAAAATGCTGGTGGTTTTGGTGGATTCCAAGGCGAACAAGGTGGCGGAAATCCTTTTGGCGGATTCGACTTTAGCAGTTTCGGTAATGGCGGAGGCGGCTTTAGCAGCTTCTTCCAAGACCTCTTCGGAGGTGGTGGACGTCGCCGTTCATCTGGATTCAACACGGGTAGAGCTCATGGACAACAGCCAACAGGGCAGATGGAGGCTAATGTCGGCATAGACCTCTACACGGCTCTTTTAGGTGGTGAAATCGTTATTCAACTCTCTGGTGGACAGAAAGTAAAACTGAAGGTAAAACCATTGACACAAGGTGGAACAAAGGTTCGCCTACGTGGTAAGGGTTATGACCGAGGTGATGGTACCTTCGGCGACCTTATTATCACCTACAATGTGAAACTTCCTGACCACCTCACTGACCGTCAGAAAGAGCTGATTGAGCAGATGAGACGCGAAGGATAA
- a CDS encoding MORN repeat-containing protein: MKHKYIIILLLLLPSCLFAQNIEIGTCTTTDGGTYHGQMFRGKPNGKGKTTYKKGNVYEGDYMKGLRHGQGTYKFADGEKYVGQWFQDQQHGQGVYYFANGNRYDGLWYKDYQQGQGTMYYYNGDKYIGNWDHDKRSGEGKYIFANGAFYEGSWKNDMKNGHGSFKWPDRSSFTGNWVNNLKEGKGIYIYADGDEYNGEWKNDLQNGKGIYKFKDGESYDGEYLDGERTGQGIFRYKNGDQYSGHFLKGLKSGYGTMSWNNGDIYVGYWEKDMQNGQGKLTKKNKDVYEGQFRNGLLEGLIIIHYADGSKFRGSYHNGKRNGTAVEETTDGVRFEGNYRDDHRDGKFIERDKNGKVTASGYYERGKRYTN, encoded by the coding sequence GTGAAACATAAATATATCATCATATTGTTACTTCTCCTTCCTTCGTGTCTCTTTGCACAAAACATAGAGATAGGAACTTGTACAACAACGGATGGAGGAACTTATCATGGACAGATGTTCCGTGGTAAACCAAATGGTAAAGGAAAAACAACTTATAAGAAAGGTAATGTCTATGAAGGTGATTATATGAAAGGTTTACGCCATGGACAAGGAACCTATAAGTTTGCAGATGGTGAGAAGTATGTAGGTCAGTGGTTCCAAGATCAGCAACATGGGCAAGGTGTTTACTACTTTGCCAATGGTAATCGTTATGATGGTTTATGGTACAAGGACTATCAGCAGGGACAGGGAACAATGTATTATTACAATGGTGATAAGTATATTGGTAATTGGGACCATGACAAAAGAAGTGGTGAAGGAAAGTATATCTTTGCCAATGGTGCGTTTTATGAAGGCTCATGGAAGAACGACATGAAGAACGGACATGGTAGTTTCAAATGGCCTGACCGCTCATCGTTTACAGGAAATTGGGTGAATAACCTAAAAGAAGGTAAAGGAATTTATATTTATGCAGATGGTGATGAATATAATGGAGAGTGGAAGAATGACCTACAGAATGGTAAGGGAATCTATAAATTCAAGGATGGCGAAAGCTATGATGGTGAATATTTAGATGGTGAACGCACAGGACAAGGTATCTTCCGTTATAAGAATGGCGACCAATATTCTGGCCATTTCCTTAAAGGACTTAAGTCTGGCTATGGCACAATGTCATGGAATAATGGCGATATCTATGTAGGTTATTGGGAGAAAGACATGCAGAATGGACAGGGTAAACTGACCAAGAAGAATAAGGATGTGTATGAAGGGCAGTTCCGAAATGGTTTATTAGAAGGACTAATCATCATACACTATGCTGATGGCAGTAAGTTTCGTGGCAGCTACCACAATGGCAAAAGAAATGGAACAGCTGTTGAGGAGACTACTGATGGTGTTCGTTTTGAAGGTAACTATCGTGATGACCACCGTGATGGAAAGTTCATTGAGCGTGATAAGAATGGTAAAGTAACTGCCAGCGGTTATTATGAAAGAGGAAAACGCTATACGAATTAG
- the nspC gene encoding carboxynorspermidine decarboxylase, which translates to MKINPLTYAELSRPMYVLEETRLRENLNLIAHVAKEADVEIILAFKAYALWRTFPIFREYIKATTASSLFEARLGFEEFGAPTHTFSPGYTDYEIDDIARCSSHLVFNSLTQYERFHVRAKIENEKLSFGLRVNPEYSEVETLIYNPCAPGTRFGISSDKLPETLPEDIDGFHIHCHCESGSDVFERTLVHIEEKFTKWFPQLKWINFGGGHLMTRKDYDVKRLIHILRGFRKRYPWLKVILEPGSAFAWQTGPLVVQVVDIVEDHGIKTAILNASFTCHMPDCLEMPYHPTIRNAKLVDEDGSAKGEYTYRLGANSCLSGDWMGSWDFGHTLEVGENIIFEDMLHYTTVKTNMFNGISHPAIALLHTDNELEMLREYTYEDYRDRMD; encoded by the coding sequence ATGAAAATAAATCCATTAACATACGCCGAACTCTCTCGCCCAATGTATGTGCTGGAAGAGACAAGGCTCAGAGAAAATCTAAACCTCATTGCCCACGTGGCAAAAGAGGCTGATGTTGAGATTATTCTCGCATTCAAAGCATACGCATTATGGCGTACGTTTCCTATTTTTCGTGAGTATATCAAGGCTACAACAGCCTCCTCTCTCTTTGAAGCTCGACTGGGCTTTGAGGAATTTGGAGCACCCACACACACCTTCTCACCAGGCTATACGGATTATGAAATTGACGACATCGCTCGCTGTTCATCACATCTTGTATTTAATTCATTGACACAATACGAGCGTTTTCACGTACGTGCCAAGATTGAAAATGAGAAGTTAAGTTTCGGTTTGCGTGTAAATCCTGAGTACTCAGAGGTAGAAACGCTCATTTATAACCCTTGTGCGCCTGGTACTCGCTTTGGAATATCATCCGATAAGCTACCAGAAACACTACCAGAGGACATTGATGGCTTTCATATCCATTGTCATTGCGAAAGTGGTAGCGATGTCTTCGAACGCACCTTAGTACATATAGAAGAGAAGTTTACCAAGTGGTTCCCTCAACTAAAGTGGATTAACTTTGGTGGTGGTCATCTCATGACACGCAAAGACTATGACGTTAAACGTCTGATACATATCTTGCGAGGATTCCGTAAACGCTATCCGTGGCTTAAGGTTATCCTCGAACCAGGTAGTGCCTTTGCTTGGCAGACGGGTCCACTGGTAGTACAAGTTGTTGATATAGTAGAGGATCATGGCATAAAGACAGCTATCCTCAATGCAAGTTTTACCTGTCACATGCCCGATTGTCTTGAAATGCCTTACCACCCTACCATTCGCAATGCAAAACTTGTCGATGAAGATGGTTCTGCAAAAGGCGAATATACCTACCGATTGGGTGCCAACAGCTGTCTGAGTGGTGACTGGATGGGCTCGTGGGACTTTGGTCATACACTGGAAGTAGGCGAGAACATTATCTTTGAAGATATGCTCCACTACACGACTGTCAAGACAAATATGTTCAATGGTATCAGTCACCCAGCTATCGCCCTACTCCATACAGATAACGAACTCGAGATGCTTCGCGAATATACATACGAGGATTATCGTGACAGAATGGACTAA
- a CDS encoding ribose-phosphate pyrophosphokinase gives MSENNSFLVFSGTKTRYLAEKICASLGCPLGNLVMTRFSDGEFVVSYEQSIRGKDVFLVQSTFPNSDNLMELLLMIDAAKRASARHIIAVMPYFGWARQDRKDKPRVSIGAKLVADLLSVAGIDRLITMDLHADQIQGFFNVPVDHLYASGVLLPYVQGLHLKDLVIASPDVGGSKRANTYAKYLGCPLVLCNKTRARANVVDTIQIIGDVKDKNVIIVDDMVDTAGTITKAADVMKEAGAKSVRAIASHCVMSGPATERVEASALEEMVFTDSIPYTDRCSKVKQISVADMFAETIQRVLNNESISSQYLI, from the coding sequence ATGAGTGAAAATAACTCTTTTTTGGTATTCTCTGGTACAAAGACGAGATACCTTGCTGAGAAAATCTGCGCCAGCCTTGGCTGTCCGCTAGGTAACTTGGTGATGACCCGCTTCTCTGACGGCGAATTTGTCGTTTCTTACGAGCAGAGTATTCGTGGTAAGGATGTCTTCCTTGTACAGAGCACTTTCCCAAACTCTGACAACCTTATGGAGCTTCTCTTGATGATTGATGCGGCTAAGCGTGCTTCAGCTCGTCACATTATCGCTGTTATGCCTTATTTTGGTTGGGCGCGTCAAGACCGTAAGGATAAGCCACGTGTCAGCATTGGTGCGAAATTAGTAGCCGACTTGTTGAGTGTTGCTGGTATCGACCGTCTGATTACAATGGACTTACATGCAGATCAGATTCAGGGTTTCTTCAATGTTCCTGTTGACCATCTCTATGCAAGTGGTGTTCTTCTTCCTTATGTTCAGGGCTTACATTTGAAGGATCTTGTTATAGCAAGTCCTGATGTAGGTGGCTCTAAGCGTGCTAATACTTACGCTAAGTATCTTGGTTGTCCACTGGTTCTTTGTAACAAGACTCGTGCACGTGCCAATGTCGTTGATACAATTCAGATTATTGGTGATGTGAAAGATAAGAACGTTATCATCGTTGATGATATGGTTGATACAGCTGGTACTATCACCAAGGCAGCTGACGTTATGAAGGAGGCAGGTGCTAAGAGTGTACGTGCTATTGCTTCTCATTGTGTGATGAGTGGTCCTGCTACTGAGCGTGTAGAGGCTTCTGCGTTGGAGGAGATGGTTTTCACAGACTCTATTCCATATACAGATCGTTGCTCAAAGGTAAAGCAGATTTCTGTAGCTGATATGTTTGCAGAAACAATCCAGCGTGTATTGAACAATGAGAGTATCTCAAGCCAGTACCTTATATAA